Proteins from a genomic interval of Symmachiella macrocystis:
- a CDS encoding DUF6666 family protein, producing the protein MITAVILCGRAAIAGDADYGTKSPALTFGARSYGATDETLSKVNASSTTRAEFFRTESDANSIQTVSHEVGCDTCDPDQPCECGSAWYENLSIFGGLDGSKQPQDFGVNAQFGGRFHVNLGLPLWEEQGLGVQIGTALNYTDNAVQVFERLDGTKDRFQNYTTVGLFQRIDSGFMWAIGYDFLYEDYYDDFNLGQWRGDVGYTWDDENEFGTWFTISNQKDSGHYLNIPLTLDPITQGNLYWRRTWENDAQTTFWLGIAEGHGEVNLALGDLRPVNERLVFGADVFVPLSPYLALFGQANFITPADSGTVDAFLGIAFYPGGSHGARNRRFAPRLPVANNTTFATDLSR; encoded by the coding sequence TTGATCACGGCCGTCATCCTCTGCGGTAGAGCGGCGATTGCCGGGGACGCTGATTATGGAACTAAATCACCGGCGCTTACGTTTGGAGCGCGTTCATACGGAGCAACAGACGAGACCCTGTCAAAAGTCAATGCATCCTCGACCACAAGGGCTGAATTCTTTCGCACAGAGAGCGATGCGAATTCCATACAAACCGTCTCGCATGAAGTCGGTTGCGACACCTGCGACCCCGACCAACCGTGCGAATGCGGCTCTGCGTGGTACGAAAACCTGTCAATATTCGGCGGGCTGGATGGATCGAAACAGCCACAAGATTTCGGGGTGAACGCCCAGTTCGGCGGCCGCTTCCACGTCAACTTGGGACTTCCGTTGTGGGAAGAACAAGGACTCGGTGTGCAAATCGGGACAGCGCTAAACTACACGGACAACGCCGTGCAAGTCTTCGAACGCCTCGACGGCACGAAAGATCGATTTCAAAACTACACGACGGTCGGATTGTTTCAACGAATCGATTCGGGATTCATGTGGGCCATCGGATATGACTTTCTGTACGAAGATTACTACGACGATTTCAATTTGGGACAATGGCGCGGCGACGTCGGGTACACCTGGGACGATGAGAATGAATTCGGGACTTGGTTCACCATCTCCAATCAAAAAGATAGCGGTCACTACCTCAACATTCCGTTAACGCTCGATCCGATTACCCAAGGCAACCTGTATTGGCGGCGCACTTGGGAAAATGACGCGCAGACGACCTTTTGGTTGGGTATCGCCGAAGGTCATGGCGAAGTCAATCTCGCGTTGGGCGATCTGCGACCCGTAAATGAACGGTTGGTGTTCGGAGCAGATGTATTCGTGCCGCTCAGCCCCTATTTAGCGTTGTTCGGTCAAGCGAACTTCATCACACCGGCTGATTCAGGAACCGTCGACGCGTTTTTGGGAATCGCCTTCTATCCCGGCGGTTCACACGGCGCCCGCAACCGCCGCTTCGCTCCGCGACTTCCCGTCGCCAACAACACAACGTTTGCGACGGACCTGTCTCGGTAA
- a CDS encoding protein kinase domain-containing protein: MTEPLSQTGLSLEHELQLDTLCVQFEKAWRHGHTTAIEEYLEQSAAVLHPALLKELLLIELDRLRQKGIATDPGDYHRRFPHWASIVDAVFQEVSATENPSGASVAHTEYEIISQLGASREGLSYRAIRSGDGSEVDIVVLNQLEPTEADRVKKRVRLARQLSHPSVARVLELNLDGDELSVVLEPAAQQRLSDVDLPSTNGDSHQLIDYSCQIASAISAAHRLGLAHGGLTPASIRVRSDGNLQIDFVRPSSPGDSANDETVDTQALTKEVSPLAEADIADDVYSLSAMLVWLFTGEQDQPIEQVENFREKLLQWIPKSAQSETLIDGLCKAVEHALNSDRSERGTALDICQQLELVARAAGIAWPVEQGEKPTFLDGSAGLSPQQQADETLDDNRLSTGRAEKHPAQIGRFRIARKIGAGGMGDVFEAEDSSDGTRVAIKLLSQRILDHPDAIRRFYKEGRLLGEINSPYVTNLVEVNEDAGQHYIAMEFVSGTDLRQLIRYRAPLEERVALSLIADAARGLVGAHELGMIHRDIKPANILLAFDGGNEHFDASLLNPTPQTVKQLRVKLSDFGLARQIDQSESMRMTQTGALLGTPSYMSPEQFANLGDVGQATDIYALGITLFEMLAGKPPFEAGDAASLMNMHCNEPAPPLQRFNPDASEATCAIISRALAKKPQDRYADAAQFLHEVDRLLRGDATAIEVHPHLPPHDPKKIFEEVFEWDLKGSAEDLWPYVSNTDRINCAVGVPSVVYQTARDERGRLRKYGEFRMAGLQIGWEEHPFEWVEGQRLGILREFSKGPFEWFLSIVELIPLASGGTKLRHTVRINPRGLVGRLVATMEVTVKGKRALDRVYSRIDQSVTGQLSHSPTTDPFIEPQRLTKSGSQRLEIRLDALAQHGIDPETIEHLTEFLRDAPAQELGRIRPLAVARNFGLDDQQFVVSCLYAAREGLLNIGWDILCPTCRISARVTDTLKEIQQHERCEVCDLDFEVDMANSLELIFRAHPEIRAADVGTYCIGGPEHSPHVVVQIRLAAGERAELSPVLSEGEYVLRSAQLDSVHRLRVLPLKGPTHGEIGLSPEVIGPSSHHLRAGRIVLAITNDYDQEIVVRLERRIPLQDVFTAAQAAALPAFRDLFPEESFQSGRLLNVATVTLLAIDLADVDRLFDELGDAEVYTRVERFQQLVDHNVRLHSGALVHSLGTGALCAFDAPQDAISAVLSLDKDLRRPTNRNLQLQAGIHRGTVLATSDAGRLGYFGATTRIAEALVRKAQPGEVLLTETIAADPLVAALLEQSHLVSEICDLPLPTDQGHRCRRIRLG; this comes from the coding sequence ATGACCGAACCTTTGTCACAAACCGGACTCAGCCTCGAACACGAGTTGCAACTCGATACGCTGTGCGTTCAATTCGAGAAAGCCTGGCGACACGGTCACACCACGGCGATCGAAGAGTACTTGGAACAGTCCGCTGCGGTCCTCCACCCCGCATTGCTCAAGGAACTGTTGCTGATCGAACTGGATCGACTACGGCAAAAAGGCATTGCCACCGACCCGGGTGATTATCATCGACGTTTCCCCCATTGGGCTAGCATTGTCGACGCCGTGTTCCAAGAAGTCTCGGCGACAGAAAACCCATCGGGCGCAAGCGTTGCACACACCGAATACGAAATCATTTCCCAACTCGGCGCCAGTCGCGAGGGCTTGAGTTATCGCGCCATCCGTTCCGGCGACGGCAGCGAAGTCGACATTGTCGTTTTGAATCAGCTCGAACCGACCGAAGCGGACCGCGTCAAAAAACGCGTGCGGCTGGCGCGGCAATTGTCGCATCCCTCGGTAGCGCGCGTGCTCGAATTGAACTTGGATGGCGACGAACTCTCCGTAGTTCTCGAACCGGCAGCTCAACAACGACTCTCCGACGTGGACCTGCCATCGACCAATGGCGATTCGCACCAATTGATCGACTATAGCTGTCAAATCGCCTCGGCTATTTCAGCCGCCCATCGCCTGGGGTTGGCACACGGCGGTTTGACGCCCGCGTCGATTCGCGTTCGCTCCGACGGCAATCTTCAAATCGATTTTGTCCGCCCCTCGTCACCGGGCGATTCAGCCAACGATGAGACGGTGGACACACAAGCACTCACCAAGGAGGTAAGCCCTCTAGCAGAAGCTGACATTGCCGACGATGTCTACAGTCTTTCCGCCATGCTGGTCTGGTTATTCACCGGCGAGCAAGACCAGCCTATCGAACAGGTGGAGAATTTTCGCGAGAAATTACTGCAATGGATTCCAAAGTCCGCGCAGTCCGAAACTCTGATCGACGGATTATGCAAAGCGGTCGAACATGCATTGAATTCCGATCGCAGCGAGCGCGGAACCGCATTGGACATTTGCCAACAATTGGAACTGGTGGCTCGCGCCGCCGGCATTGCCTGGCCGGTGGAACAAGGCGAGAAGCCAACGTTCCTCGACGGTTCCGCTGGATTGTCTCCACAACAGCAGGCAGATGAAACGCTAGATGACAATCGACTCTCAACAGGTCGTGCTGAAAAACATCCCGCACAAATTGGCCGGTTCCGCATCGCGCGAAAAATCGGCGCCGGCGGGATGGGCGATGTGTTTGAAGCGGAAGATTCGTCCGACGGAACGCGCGTGGCAATCAAACTCCTCAGCCAACGTATCCTCGATCATCCAGATGCCATTCGCCGATTCTATAAAGAAGGACGATTGCTCGGCGAAATCAACAGCCCCTACGTCACGAACCTCGTTGAGGTGAACGAAGACGCTGGCCAACATTACATTGCCATGGAATTTGTGTCCGGCACGGATCTGCGGCAACTGATTCGCTATCGTGCTCCGCTGGAAGAACGCGTCGCGCTCTCGCTGATCGCCGATGCCGCTCGCGGACTGGTCGGCGCCCACGAACTGGGCATGATTCATCGCGACATCAAACCGGCTAACATCTTATTGGCTTTCGATGGCGGCAATGAACATTTCGATGCCAGTTTGTTAAATCCGACTCCGCAGACGGTCAAGCAACTACGCGTCAAGCTCTCCGACTTTGGTTTGGCGCGGCAGATCGACCAAAGCGAATCGATGCGGATGACTCAAACCGGCGCGCTGCTGGGCACGCCGTCTTATATGTCGCCCGAACAATTCGCCAATCTCGGCGATGTGGGCCAGGCGACCGACATCTATGCGCTGGGCATCACGCTGTTTGAAATGCTGGCCGGTAAACCCCCGTTCGAAGCGGGGGATGCTGCCAGTTTGATGAACATGCACTGCAACGAACCCGCCCCGCCACTGCAACGATTCAACCCCGATGCCAGCGAAGCCACCTGCGCGATCATCAGTCGCGCGCTGGCTAAAAAGCCGCAAGACCGTTATGCCGATGCTGCGCAGTTTCTGCACGAGGTCGACCGCCTTCTGCGGGGTGACGCAACCGCGATTGAAGTCCATCCGCACCTTCCGCCGCACGACCCGAAAAAAATCTTCGAAGAAGTCTTCGAATGGGACCTGAAAGGATCCGCCGAGGACCTGTGGCCCTACGTTTCCAACACCGATCGCATCAACTGCGCCGTCGGCGTGCCGTCGGTCGTTTATCAAACCGCGCGGGACGAGCGAGGACGACTCCGCAAGTACGGCGAATTTCGCATGGCCGGACTTCAAATCGGTTGGGAGGAACATCCGTTTGAATGGGTCGAGGGACAACGACTGGGCATTCTCCGCGAATTCAGCAAAGGTCCTTTTGAGTGGTTTTTGAGTATCGTGGAACTGATTCCACTGGCCTCGGGCGGCACGAAACTGCGGCACACCGTACGGATCAATCCGCGGGGTTTGGTCGGCCGACTGGTGGCCACCATGGAGGTGACCGTCAAAGGCAAGCGGGCTTTAGATCGTGTCTACAGTCGCATCGATCAATCCGTCACCGGCCAATTGAGCCATTCGCCCACCACAGATCCATTTATCGAACCGCAGCGACTCACCAAGTCAGGCTCACAACGTCTGGAGATCCGCCTGGATGCCCTGGCTCAACATGGCATCGACCCTGAGACGATCGAGCACCTCACGGAATTTCTCCGCGACGCCCCCGCCCAAGAACTCGGACGGATTCGACCACTCGCTGTGGCTCGCAACTTCGGATTAGACGACCAGCAATTCGTCGTCAGTTGCCTGTATGCCGCACGGGAAGGGTTGTTGAATATTGGTTGGGACATCCTTTGTCCTACTTGCCGGATCTCCGCACGCGTCACCGACACACTCAAAGAGATCCAGCAGCACGAGCGCTGCGAGGTCTGTGATCTCGATTTTGAAGTCGACATGGCCAACTCATTGGAGTTGATCTTCCGCGCACATCCGGAAATCCGTGCGGCCGACGTGGGGACGTATTGCATCGGCGGCCCGGAACATTCACCGCACGTTGTCGTACAAATCCGTTTGGCGGCAGGCGAACGCGCGGAGTTGTCACCGGTTTTATCCGAAGGGGAGTACGTCCTGCGCAGCGCGCAACTCGATTCGGTGCATCGCTTGCGCGTCCTTCCGCTGAAAGGACCCACCCACGGAGAAATTGGCTTATCCCCTGAAGTGATCGGCCCCTCCTCGCATCATCTGCGCGCGGGACGCATCGTGCTGGCCATCACCAACGACTATGACCAGGAGATCGTCGTTCGCTTAGAACGCCGCATCCCGCTACAGGACGTTTTCACCGCCGCTCAGGCAGCGGCGCTCCCCGCGTTCCGCGATCTGTTTCCGGAAGAATCATTCCAATCGGGCCGGTTGTTGAACGTCGCGACAGTGACCCTTTTAGCAATCGACTTAGCCGACGTGGACCGCCTGTTCGACGAACTGGGTGATGCGGAAGTCTATACACGGGTCGAGCGCTTTCAACAACTGGTCGATCACAACGTCCGTCTACACTCTGGCGCTCTCGTACATTCGCTCGGCACCGGAGCACTGTGTGCATTCGACGCGCCGCAAGATGCGATTTCTGCCGTGTTGAGCCTCGATAAAGACCTCAGGCGCCCGACAAACCGTAACCTGCAACTGCAAGCCGGCATTCACCGTGGAACGGTGTTGGCAACTTCCGACGCAGGACGGTTGGGATACTTCGGAGCAACCACCCGCATTGCCGAAGCGCTCGTTCGAAAGGCACAGCCGGGTGAAGTATTACTCACTGAAACAATCGCCGCCGACCCGCTAGTGGCTGCGTTGCTTGAGCAATCTCACCTTGTGAGCGAAATCTGTGACCTGCCATTGCCCACTGATCAGGGGCATCGCTGCCGTAGGATACGCTTGGGCTGA
- a CDS encoding ECF-type sigma factor, with translation MSNNLSADDSVVGWIEGLKQKDEHSAQQLWERYFSRLTALAGSKLPGNIRRDFDEEDVALSAFHSMCRGVRQDRFPDLKDRDNLWSLLVVITARKVSHQLRERSAKKRGEGATRGESIFEVDVNAMMAGIDRVIGNTPTPDFALQVSEESERLMGMLPDDSFREVARLKFEGYSNEEIAQLSGQSLRTVVRRMSLIRKLWNSEFESEMPAE, from the coding sequence ATGAGCAACAATCTCTCAGCCGATGATTCCGTCGTGGGATGGATCGAAGGGCTAAAGCAAAAAGACGAACATTCCGCGCAACAACTTTGGGAGCGATACTTCTCGCGTTTGACCGCCTTGGCCGGCAGCAAACTTCCCGGAAATATTCGCCGTGACTTCGACGAAGAAGACGTGGCGCTCAGCGCGTTTCACAGCATGTGCCGTGGTGTGCGGCAGGATCGGTTTCCCGATCTCAAGGACCGCGACAACTTATGGTCCTTGCTAGTCGTGATCACCGCCCGCAAGGTGTCCCATCAATTGCGGGAACGGTCGGCAAAAAAACGGGGTGAGGGCGCGACCCGCGGCGAGTCGATCTTCGAGGTCGACGTCAATGCGATGATGGCGGGGATCGATCGTGTGATCGGCAATACCCCCACGCCGGACTTCGCTTTACAGGTCTCTGAAGAATCCGAGCGACTGATGGGAATGCTGCCTGATGATTCGTTTCGCGAAGTCGCACGGTTGAAATTCGAAGGCTATTCCAACGAAGAAATCGCGCAACTCAGCGGGCAGAGCCTACGCACTGTCGTTAGGCGGATGAGTTTGATCCGCAAACTGTGGAACAGTGAATTTGAAAGTGAAATGCCGGCCGAATGA
- a CDS encoding aspartate aminotransferase family protein, with the protein MTTSIQFPGEEQSNENRATVDAYQPAALKTFTPSQAVLAKSAGCFHWTPEGRRLYDYSSGVLVSNLGHNPLRWQQSFARHLGWTPEQLTAPTADADQPDTFFEALPLTAYNALTPVEAAAAQRLVANAHNRPGGERINAVMWAASGSEAIQKAIWACLHRDENRDLIIATRYGFHGKKGLAGAVTGCESDADRDPRVKFISFPMHEIDDVSKYGDDIELDTYRDELEALWNEYGTRLNCLVTEPYLGGGGSYHPPAAYHHLLEEFCRAHDILLIFDEVQANFGRTKCMYAFEAYGIEPDLVALGKGLGNGIPVAAVVGRRDVMDSLHYGEASDTWSANPLSCAAVLATLDEFENAGVLEHAGGISKIMFAELAKLKETPVIAKVRGEGMVFGIECAAVGELSAEQVANAIVEAAYVGNGGDGIHLLGPLAGKVIRISPPLTISEAEATTSLRLLQDICAQVASGTQMGITKIAKRFNELRLEH; encoded by the coding sequence ATGACGACGTCTATCCAGTTCCCCGGTGAAGAACAATCCAACGAAAACCGCGCGACGGTCGACGCCTATCAACCGGCCGCACTCAAAACTTTCACCCCCAGCCAAGCCGTGCTCGCCAAATCGGCCGGATGTTTTCACTGGACCCCCGAAGGCCGACGGCTTTACGATTACTCCTCCGGTGTGCTCGTCTCCAACCTGGGACACAACCCGTTGCGTTGGCAACAAAGTTTCGCCCGGCATCTCGGCTGGACTCCCGAACAGCTCACCGCTCCCACGGCTGACGCTGACCAACCCGATACCTTCTTCGAAGCGCTGCCGCTGACCGCCTACAACGCGCTGACCCCCGTCGAAGCGGCCGCTGCTCAGCGGCTTGTTGCCAATGCTCACAATCGCCCCGGCGGAGAGCGGATCAATGCCGTCATGTGGGCCGCCTCGGGGTCGGAAGCCATTCAAAAAGCGATCTGGGCCTGCCTGCACCGAGATGAAAACCGCGATCTGATTATCGCCACCCGCTACGGCTTCCACGGCAAAAAAGGATTGGCCGGAGCGGTAACCGGTTGCGAATCCGACGCCGACCGCGATCCCCGTGTGAAGTTCATAAGCTTTCCCATGCACGAAATCGACGACGTCAGCAAATATGGCGACGATATCGAACTCGACACCTACCGCGATGAGCTGGAAGCGCTCTGGAATGAATACGGCACACGGCTAAATTGCCTAGTCACCGAGCCTTACTTGGGAGGCGGCGGCAGCTACCATCCCCCCGCGGCCTATCACCATCTGTTGGAAGAATTCTGCCGCGCGCATGATATTCTGTTGATCTTCGACGAAGTCCAAGCTAACTTCGGCCGCACCAAGTGCATGTATGCCTTCGAAGCCTACGGCATCGAGCCGGATCTGGTCGCCCTGGGCAAGGGACTGGGCAACGGCATCCCGGTCGCCGCTGTCGTCGGCCGCCGGGATGTGATGGACAGCTTGCACTACGGCGAAGCCTCCGACACTTGGAGCGCCAACCCACTTTCCTGCGCAGCTGTACTGGCGACGCTGGATGAATTTGAAAACGCCGGCGTCTTGGAACATGCCGGTGGAATCTCCAAAATCATGTTCGCCGAACTCGCCAAACTCAAAGAGACTCCCGTGATCGCCAAAGTCCGCGGCGAAGGGATGGTCTTCGGCATCGAATGCGCTGCTGTCGGAGAGTTATCCGCCGAGCAAGTCGCCAACGCCATCGTCGAAGCCGCCTATGTAGGAAACGGCGGAGACGGCATCCACCTGTTAGGCCCACTCGCCGGCAAAGTCATCCGCATTAGCCCGCCACTGACCATCAGCGAAGCCGAAGCAACAACATCGCTGCGGCTGTTGCAAGACATCTGCGCCCAAGTCGCCAGTGGCACCCAGATGGGCATCACGAAAATCGCGAAGCGATTCAACGAATTGAGGTTGGAGCACTAA
- a CDS encoding HEAT repeat domain-containing protein, translating to MRRFLMFSVVAIQLAACSVSYAEEASISDLLRDLKSPEPSVRAAAAIELGQRPNVPPEVVLPLAAVLRDKDRTVVEEALIAIQRIGPEARAAVPTLISLLNKEDPALNHETLHALAAIGPAAAKAKPGIQKFLDSPNKRLKIVASIALWRINPEDTEPLQAILPDAIAALGSGDEHLSRQAVRLLSTMGPVAVAELVKAVEAGDPAVCWRASDALANIGPDAQSGVPALAKLAAAEDERACWHAIRAIGEIGVASPVAVESLTTALTNESPMVRAHAATALGKLAPDSNSAVPALIKALSDDELGVQISVADALGMLGPDAADSSDALVVAVQTEEPAVAIHAANALSQIGAPAAPAVAKLLADENSRQLAAMILGEMGPGAKPAVDNLIQAIDDKNELVKRDVIVALALIGPDASKASDKLIALLDDPDAAARPAAAFALGKIGEKRAIPILERTAIVKDNDRLRLASAHALITLDPTNDKYIQLAVPRLTKALSSEMPRVRREVAAALGRIGAKANSAVPKLSEQLAIEEDEMVRDQLLVTLAELGPAAGQAVPTIVGLLNDDNAANRYTAAFALGKIGPEAKEAIPELRKNLRESDRFLRLVSAWALVQISPDDSDIGREAAPILRTGLDHADAQVRVQVINALAETGRTDPLVLRALRKAAKSDNEDVRNAAQDALKKLEPQK from the coding sequence ATGAGACGATTTTTGATGTTTAGCGTCGTAGCGATCCAATTGGCAGCCTGCAGCGTCTCGTATGCGGAAGAAGCCAGTATCTCCGACCTGTTACGCGACCTGAAATCCCCGGAACCCTCCGTGCGTGCCGCTGCTGCCATCGAACTTGGCCAACGGCCCAACGTCCCGCCGGAAGTTGTCTTGCCGCTGGCAGCTGTGCTGCGGGATAAGGACCGCACAGTCGTCGAAGAAGCCCTGATTGCCATCCAACGCATCGGCCCCGAAGCCCGCGCTGCCGTCCCCACGCTCATCAGCCTTCTCAACAAGGAAGATCCGGCCCTCAATCACGAAACCTTGCACGCCTTGGCGGCCATTGGCCCGGCCGCAGCGAAAGCAAAACCGGGAATCCAAAAATTCCTGGATAGTCCCAACAAACGCTTGAAGATTGTCGCCTCCATCGCGCTGTGGCGGATCAATCCCGAAGACACGGAACCGCTGCAAGCGATTCTCCCCGACGCCATCGCCGCATTGGGTTCGGGGGACGAACACCTATCGCGTCAAGCGGTGCGACTGTTATCAACTATGGGACCCGTCGCTGTTGCTGAACTGGTCAAAGCGGTTGAAGCGGGAGACCCCGCCGTCTGCTGGCGGGCGAGTGATGCGCTGGCCAACATCGGACCGGATGCCCAAAGTGGCGTGCCCGCTTTGGCAAAATTGGCCGCGGCAGAAGATGAGCGAGCCTGTTGGCACGCGATTCGCGCCATCGGCGAAATCGGTGTCGCTTCGCCCGTTGCTGTGGAAAGCCTGACGACGGCGCTAACCAACGAATCCCCCATGGTCCGCGCTCATGCCGCTACCGCTTTAGGGAAACTGGCCCCCGACTCCAATTCGGCAGTGCCTGCACTCATCAAGGCCTTATCCGATGACGAATTGGGTGTTCAAATTAGCGTCGCCGATGCTTTGGGAATGTTGGGACCCGACGCTGCTGACAGCTCCGACGCGTTGGTCGTCGCCGTGCAAACCGAGGAACCGGCCGTTGCCATTCACGCAGCCAATGCCCTCTCCCAAATCGGCGCACCGGCGGCACCGGCCGTTGCCAAATTATTGGCCGATGAAAACTCGCGGCAGTTGGCCGCCATGATTCTCGGCGAGATGGGCCCCGGCGCAAAACCGGCTGTTGATAACTTGATTCAAGCGATCGATGATAAAAACGAACTCGTCAAACGAGACGTAATCGTCGCCTTGGCACTCATCGGCCCCGATGCCAGCAAGGCCTCTGACAAACTCATTGCCCTGCTGGACGACCCCGATGCCGCCGCACGACCGGCCGCTGCATTTGCCTTGGGAAAAATCGGTGAAAAACGGGCGATTCCCATTTTGGAACGGACCGCCATCGTCAAAGATAACGACCGCCTCCGTCTGGCAAGCGCTCATGCACTGATCACGTTGGATCCCACAAACGACAAGTATATCCAACTCGCCGTCCCCCGCTTGACCAAAGCCCTTTCCAGCGAAATGCCCAGGGTCCGACGCGAAGTGGCTGCTGCCTTGGGACGCATCGGCGCCAAAGCGAATTCAGCGGTTCCTAAGCTGTCCGAACAACTGGCCATCGAAGAAGACGAAATGGTCCGCGATCAACTGTTGGTCACCTTGGCCGAACTCGGCCCGGCGGCTGGTCAGGCCGTCCCCACCATTGTCGGCCTACTGAACGATGACAATGCCGCCAATCGATATACCGCTGCATTTGCCCTGGGTAAAATCGGCCCCGAAGCAAAAGAAGCTATTCCAGAATTACGAAAAAACCTCCGGGAATCCGACCGCTTTCTGCGGTTGGTTAGCGCCTGGGCCTTGGTACAAATCTCGCCGGACGACTCCGATATTGGACGTGAGGCTGCCCCCATTCTGCGGACCGGCCTGGATCATGCCGACGCGCAGGTCCGCGTGCAGGTCATCAATGCCCTAGCAGAAACCGGGAGAACCGATCCGTTGGTCCTGCGGGCCTTGCGTAAAGCGGCCAAAAGTGACAATGAAGACGTCCGCAATGCCGCTCAAGACGCTCTTAAAAAACTTGAACCCCAAAAATAG
- the ccsA gene encoding cytochrome c biogenesis protein CcsA has protein sequence MNFTNVGIYCFLASYLVAFVLEATRLWGRSKASRLFVLLFAAAGLCAHTIYLLMRSRATNLPPLVGSQQDWMLVLAWLMVLFYLVFTFLDETSAWGVFILPVVLLVVASTYLVGDAPKPLLAAQQNLKMVHAGLLVIGIGGVTIGFVIGMMYLVQHRRLKRKHGQTTGLSMPSLARLARWNRLCVMLSFPLLTAGMLTGVGLGLYSQKTPEPVQFLDPVIIGYGVVWLVMAVLFGWLLRAKPAAGKQVAWMTIWGCGFLLLTIVGLQVLNMDSWHS, from the coding sequence ATGAATTTTACGAATGTCGGCATCTACTGTTTCCTCGCCAGTTATCTCGTGGCGTTTGTGTTAGAAGCCACACGACTTTGGGGTCGCAGCAAAGCGAGCCGGTTGTTCGTCTTGCTTTTCGCTGCAGCGGGTTTGTGTGCGCATACGATTTATCTTCTCATGCGGAGCCGGGCGACCAATTTGCCGCCACTGGTTGGATCGCAACAAGATTGGATGCTGGTGTTGGCCTGGTTGATGGTGCTTTTCTACTTGGTCTTTACGTTTCTAGATGAGACATCAGCATGGGGAGTCTTTATTCTGCCGGTGGTGTTGTTGGTTGTGGCCTCCACGTATCTGGTGGGGGATGCTCCCAAACCATTATTGGCGGCACAACAAAACCTAAAGATGGTGCATGCCGGCTTACTCGTCATTGGAATTGGGGGGGTGACCATCGGTTTTGTGATCGGCATGATGTATCTGGTGCAACACCGACGCCTCAAACGCAAACATGGTCAGACGACCGGCTTGAGCATGCCCAGTTTAGCGCGGCTGGCGCGGTGGAACCGTCTGTGTGTCATGCTGAGTTTTCCGCTGCTGACCGCTGGAATGCTGACCGGTGTCGGTTTGGGGCTGTATTCCCAAAAGACACCCGAGCCGGTGCAGTTTCTTGATCCGGTGATTATTGGCTACGGCGTTGTTTGGTTGGTGATGGCGGTGCTCTTCGGCTGGCTGCTGCGCGCCAAACCGGCGGCGGGCAAACAGGTCGCGTGGATGACGATCTGGGGCTGCGGATTTTTACTACTCACGATCGTGGGCCTGCAGGTCTTGAATATGGACAGTTGGCATAGCTAG